A window from Chitinophagales bacterium encodes these proteins:
- a CDS encoding S8 family serine peptidase, translating into MKIRSALLTLCLAVSSVIMAQVENDLRLYLRSGASTPVRNINPQSVNDFSQTARWVGGKTTAIIQFAAIPSLSQRRELSAAGMELLDYIPRNSYVVSFSKQPELSVLQRNQAIALVTIGGKQKMSVPLGKGEFPSYARASSGNWKCWISFFKTFSKEEVRAGLTRLNIPVTFTDFESYSILGVELNADLAEQLAAEPFVEYIQFAPHGDQSLNLISRTNAKGNVLNAATAVGGFDLKGQNVVVGVGDDSDPQYHIDFRGRLINHGSVVAANHGTHVNGTVGGAGNILQDYQGYAPRSTLISQYFSGIVVNAPNYVADHNMVVANNSYGDVTGDCDYAGTYDLISRIMDLQAIQLPHLQHVFASGNDGAVLNCSPYPASFKTVLGAYQSSKNVLVVGSTEKNFSISSFSSRGPVKDGRTKPEIMSYGRFLISTYPNNAYGFSSGTSMAAPAVSGGLALLYERYRQLNGNADPKSGLMKALVCNGGVDLGNTGADFTYGYGSLNLLRSIDMLNNSRYFISSVNHTGTSTHNITVPANTAQLKVMLYWNDPAATPLSAHTLVNDLDLELTDPSAVIHFPWLLDTVAANVNNAATTGADHINNMEQVVITNPAAGGYTITIKGTSVTQSPPQEYFVVYDFVPVSTTLTYPVGGEGVAPAETMTIQWDAFGDPANTYLVEYSTNNGGSWTTINAAVAANLRQLDWTVPNTPTEQALIRITRNGTAMVSTSNPFTILGVPTASLAATQCPGYISLNWTAVTGATDYKVFMLTGNEMTAVGTTTATNYIFSGLSQSTTYWVSVRARLNGVPGKRAQAISRLPSTGTCAGTISDNDLAIEALVAPISGRIATSTALTATTTIQARIRNLDDAAVNNFDLRYRVNGGAWVTENPGTTVAAGATFTHSFATTYDFSAAGNYEVEIEVINQGAADPVAGNNARIDTIKQIANTLITLPFTDDLETADSAKYYRNYFGMEGIERYDYTRTSTFGRASTYLIAGMANSGSRSLLLDLDGFDGAGNTNLVTGTFNLNGINAAVTDVRLDVEYKQHGDSVPHANNTIWVRGDDTQSWIPAFTLSANGNDPGSFVRTPSIEVSDLLSANGQNFSTSFQVRFGQFGYVRIIDNDAFQGNSFDDIRLYAVTDDIQMIAIDTPITNSCALTATTPVRIQVRNSSSNTVNNIPVQFSVDGGAPVIENIPSIGPDATVTYTFTATANLLATGAHTVQVIVQYPTDDFPENDTLEVDLINSAVVTSYPYLETFESNNGNWYSRGKNDSWEYGTPASSQINRAANGTKAWKTRLVGNYNTRELSYLYSPCFNISSMTTPTLSFSTALDFEDCGSSLCDGAYIEYSADGLTWTRLGAFGSGTNWYNKSYPSNHLWSIENYTRWHVATIALPTGISNLRLRFVVTSDPFVTREGMAIDDIHIYDNLNGIYDGATMGAPVNQTISGGTSWIDFTSGGKLVASIQPNNQNMGSTDVQAYIFTGGVRNDGNQYYHDRNITIKPATTALGDSALVRFYFLDTETEALINATGCATCTKPSMAYQLGVSKYGNTDDTKENGTIADNNGGDWLFINSDNVQKVPFDKGYYAEFRVKDFSEFWLSNGGLDNLTTLPVSITGFSAQRQGTNDVFVQWRTENEFQISYYVVEVARTLADFQTGRFLEAGRVNSLGNAPGGHNYSYTDAEPGKTGTRYYRLRIVERDGSSTYSAVRPVRFNNDLRWEVYPNPSSGIFQLVFQVEDGEQVQGRVVDATGRTVMQMARKGTGFVEKWVIELSEAKYPAGMYLVELSGGGETQVFRLLKQ; encoded by the coding sequence ATGAAAATACGCTCTGCCCTGCTCACCCTATGCCTGGCTGTTTCTTCCGTTATAATGGCCCAGGTTGAAAACGATCTTCGGCTTTATCTCCGAAGCGGAGCATCCACCCCTGTACGGAATATCAATCCCCAATCAGTCAATGATTTTTCCCAAACGGCCCGTTGGGTAGGAGGAAAGACCACCGCCATTATTCAATTTGCCGCGATACCTTCTTTGTCACAACGTCGTGAACTCTCCGCAGCGGGAATGGAATTATTGGATTATATCCCCCGGAACAGTTATGTGGTTAGTTTCTCCAAACAACCTGAACTTTCGGTGTTACAACGCAACCAGGCCATTGCCCTGGTTACCATTGGTGGTAAACAAAAAATGTCGGTCCCGTTGGGTAAGGGGGAATTTCCGAGTTATGCCCGGGCCAGTTCAGGTAACTGGAAATGCTGGATCAGTTTTTTTAAAACATTTTCCAAAGAAGAAGTAAGGGCCGGCCTTACCCGCCTGAATATCCCCGTGACCTTTACCGATTTTGAATCCTATTCGATCCTGGGAGTAGAACTCAATGCAGACCTGGCTGAACAACTCGCTGCGGAACCTTTTGTAGAATATATCCAATTTGCTCCGCATGGCGACCAGTCGCTCAATCTGATCAGTCGCACCAATGCCAAAGGAAATGTATTAAATGCAGCCACCGCCGTTGGCGGGTTTGACCTGAAAGGACAAAATGTTGTGGTAGGAGTGGGAGATGACTCAGATCCACAGTACCATATCGATTTCAGGGGCCGATTGATCAACCATGGATCCGTGGTGGCAGCCAATCACGGAACCCATGTGAATGGTACAGTGGGTGGAGCCGGAAATATCTTGCAAGATTATCAGGGTTATGCACCCCGGTCCACCCTGATCTCACAATATTTCTCCGGCATTGTGGTCAATGCCCCCAACTATGTGGCCGATCACAATATGGTGGTGGCCAATAACTCCTATGGCGATGTAACAGGCGATTGCGATTATGCAGGAACCTATGACCTGATCAGCCGGATCATGGACCTGCAGGCTATACAGCTACCCCATTTGCAACATGTGTTTGCATCGGGTAATGATGGCGCCGTTCTCAATTGTTCACCTTATCCTGCCAGTTTTAAAACCGTATTAGGTGCTTATCAATCCTCCAAGAATGTGCTGGTGGTAGGATCAACCGAAAAGAACTTCTCCATCAGTAGTTTTTCCAGTCGCGGACCTGTAAAGGATGGACGGACAAAACCGGAGATCATGTCTTACGGCCGGTTTTTGATCTCCACCTATCCCAATAACGCGTATGGTTTCAGTTCCGGGACCAGTATGGCAGCACCTGCCGTTTCGGGAGGACTGGCTCTTCTGTATGAACGTTACCGCCAACTGAATGGCAATGCCGATCCGAAAAGCGGGTTAATGAAAGCACTTGTTTGTAATGGCGGAGTGGACCTTGGAAATACAGGTGCCGATTTTACCTATGGCTATGGCTCATTGAACCTGCTTCGTTCAATAGACATGTTGAACAATTCCCGCTATTTTATTTCGTCGGTTAACCATACCGGCACTTCCACCCACAATATCACGGTTCCTGCCAATACAGCCCAATTGAAAGTGATGTTGTACTGGAATGACCCGGCGGCCACACCTCTTTCGGCACATACGCTGGTGAACGATCTTGACCTTGAACTCACTGATCCTTCCGCGGTGATCCATTTTCCCTGGTTACTGGATACAGTAGCGGCCAATGTAAACAATGCTGCTACCACCGGGGCCGATCACATCAACAATATGGAGCAGGTGGTGATCACGAATCCCGCAGCAGGTGGTTATACCATTACCATCAAAGGGACATCTGTTACCCAAAGCCCTCCGCAGGAGTATTTTGTCGTTTATGATTTTGTTCCTGTTTCTACCACACTCACCTATCCCGTTGGTGGCGAAGGGGTGGCCCCCGCCGAAACCATGACTATTCAATGGGATGCTTTTGGTGACCCGGCCAATACATATCTGGTAGAATATTCAACCAATAATGGCGGAAGCTGGACAACCATCAATGCGGCTGTTGCGGCCAATCTTCGTCAGCTGGATTGGACCGTTCCCAATACCCCGACAGAACAGGCACTGATCCGTATCACCCGAAATGGAACGGCGATGGTAAGTACCAGCAATCCGTTTACCATCCTGGGTGTTCCCACTGCTTCATTGGCCGCAACCCAATGTCCGGGTTATATTTCATTAAACTGGACGGCCGTTACAGGAGCCACCGACTATAAAGTATTTATGCTTACCGGAAATGAAATGACCGCTGTTGGTACCACCACAGCCACTAACTATATTTTCTCCGGATTATCACAAAGCACTACCTACTGGGTATCGGTTCGGGCCCGCCTCAATGGGGTTCCCGGGAAAAGAGCCCAGGCCATCAGCCGCCTGCCCTCCACCGGTACCTGCGCTGGAACGATATCCGACAATGATCTGGCCATTGAAGCACTGGTGGCTCCCATATCCGGACGTATCGCCACCTCAACCGCTTTGACGGCAACCACGACCATACAGGCGCGAATCCGAAACCTGGATGACGCGGCGGTCAACAATTTTGATCTGCGTTATCGTGTCAATGGCGGCGCCTGGGTTACTGAAAACCCCGGCACTACCGTGGCAGCAGGAGCTACCTTTACCCATAGCTTTGCCACGACCTATGATTTTTCCGCTGCCGGAAATTATGAGGTGGAAATAGAAGTTATAAACCAGGGTGCTGCAGACCCCGTTGCCGGCAATAACGCGCGGATCGATACGATCAAACAGATCGCCAATACCCTGATCACCCTTCCCTTTACCGATGACCTGGAAACAGCCGACAGTGCTAAGTATTACCGGAACTATTTTGGTATGGAAGGGATCGAACGGTATGACTATACCCGCACATCCACCTTTGGCAGGGCCAGCACATATCTTATCGCTGGTATGGCCAATTCAGGATCACGCTCTTTATTGCTTGACCTCGATGGTTTTGACGGTGCGGGAAATACCAACCTCGTCACCGGAACCTTTAACCTGAATGGCATCAATGCCGCAGTCACGGATGTACGACTGGATGTAGAGTATAAACAACATGGCGATAGTGTACCACATGCGAATAATACGATCTGGGTAAGGGGCGATGATACGCAATCCTGGATACCGGCCTTTACACTCTCTGCCAATGGAAATGATCCCGGGTCCTTTGTACGTACCCCAAGTATTGAGGTCTCGGACCTGCTAAGTGCCAATGGACAAAATTTTTCAACGAGTTTTCAGGTACGTTTCGGACAATTCGGGTATGTGCGTATCATTGACAACGATGCCTTCCAGGGAAACAGTTTTGATGATATTCGTTTATATGCGGTCACCGATGATATCCAGATGATCGCGATCGATACACCGATTACCAATAGTTGCGCGTTGACGGCCACTACGCCGGTTCGTATTCAGGTACGCAACTCATCCTCCAATACCGTCAATAATATTCCGGTGCAGTTCTCCGTGGATGGCGGGGCTCCGGTGATCGAAAATATCCCGAGTATCGGACCGGATGCTACGGTCACCTACACTTTTACGGCAACGGCTAATTTGCTGGCCACCGGCGCGCATACGGTGCAAGTGATCGTTCAATACCCCACAGACGATTTTCCGGAGAATGATACCCTCGAAGTGGATCTCATAAACTCAGCCGTCGTCACCAGTTACCCCTATCTGGAAACCTTTGAATCAAACAACGGTAACTGGTACAGTCGCGGGAAGAATGATTCCTGGGAATATGGAACCCCGGCCTCCTCACAGATCAACCGGGCTGCCAATGGAACCAAGGCCTGGAAAACAAGGCTGGTAGGAAATTACAATACCCGTGAACTTTCATATCTCTATTCGCCCTGTTTCAATATCAGCAGCATGACCACGCCAACCCTGAGCTTTAGTACGGCTCTTGATTTTGAAGATTGTGGCAGTTCACTTTGTGATGGGGCCTATATTGAATATTCTGCTGATGGGTTGACCTGGACACGCCTGGGAGCCTTCGGTTCAGGTACCAATTGGTATAACAAGAGCTATCCTTCCAACCATCTGTGGAGCATAGAGAATTATACCCGCTGGCATGTGGCTACGATCGCATTACCAACAGGTATATCCAACCTGCGTTTACGCTTTGTGGTGACCTCCGATCCTTTTGTAACAAGGGAAGGAATGGCCATCGATGATATTCATATCTATGACAACCTGAATGGCATTTATGATGGCGCTACCATGGGTGCACCCGTCAACCAAACCATTTCAGGGGGCACAAGCTGGATCGATTTCACCTCCGGTGGTAAACTTGTTGCTTCAATTCAACCCAATAACCAGAACATGGGGTCAACGGATGTACAGGCTTATATCTTTACCGGAGGCGTACGAAATGATGGCAATCAATATTATCACGATCGGAATATCACCATCAAACCTGCAACGACAGCCCTGGGTGATTCGGCGCTGGTCCGTTTTTATTTCCTGGATACTGAAACAGAGGCCCTGATCAATGCCACGGGTTGTGCTACCTGTACCAAACCTTCCATGGCCTATCAATTGGGGGTTTCAAAATATGGAAATACAGATGATACAAAAGAGAATGGAACAATAGCTGATAATAATGGTGGTGACTGGCTCTTTATCAATAGTGACAATGTACAGAAAGTACCTTTTGACAAAGGGTACTATGCTGAGTTCAGGGTAAAAGATTTTTCTGAATTCTGGTTAAGCAATGGTGGTTTGGATAACCTGACCACATTGCCCGTCAGTATTACCGGTTTCTCGGCGCAAAGACAGGGAACTAATGATGTGTTCGTGCAATGGAGAACGGAGAATGAATTCCAGATATCCTATTATGTTGTTGAAGTGGCTCGAACACTGGCTGATTTCCAGACAGGAAGATTTTTGGAAGCCGGTCGGGTAAACAGCCTCGGCAATGCTCCGGGCGGTCATAACTATTCCTATACGGATGCAGAACCGGGTAAAACGGGCACCCGATATTACCGGCTTCGGATCGTTGAACGCGATGGAAGTTCGACCTATTCAGCGGTACGTCCGGTTCGTTTCAACAATGACCTTCGGTGGGAAGTATATCCCAATCCATCATCGGGGATATTCCAGTTGGTATTCCAGGTGGAAGATGGTGAACAGGTACAGGGAAGGGTAGTGGATGCTACAGGTAGAACCGTGATGCAGATGGCCCGTAAAGGAACAGGTTTTGTAGAGAAATGGGTGATCGAACTCAGTGAAGCAAAATATCCGGCGGGGATGTATCTGGTGGAATTAAGCGGAGGTGGCGAAACTCAGGTATTCAGACTATTGAAGCAATAA
- the mfd gene encoding transcription-repair coupling factor, whose product MEALLGSYQQSPRLFQLTDRLSFASTQHIHLENLRGSSAPFVVAAVFKHASCSGLNHLIVLNESEDAAYFHNSLENLTEALDIFYFPSSFKNRKNYSLLNSSHVMLRTEALTRIAGQAATGQDVNKKVIVTYPEALFEKVVVPNVISAGILLIKTGDTLDVEGTLLKLADLGFERTDFVYQPGQFAIRGGILDIYSYGNEKPYRIELFGNEVDSIRIIDPETQLSERKLLQVSIIPNIDIRYEEEDKVSLFDFLPENTVIWVQDVEILHDRLLDCADEFQLFMDSPGYQRAPENQDDRSLIKESKPTDFISADEAMISLGKRHTIGFGHQASTLLPPGFVIGFHTREQPSFNRQFDLLIRDLQGWKNKGFDLYIFAENAKQLERLQIIFEDLKADIPFNPIARSIHEGFVDEDQKIVCYTDHQVFQRYHKYKVKQAYNKNKALTLRTLRELQPGDYITHIDHGVGVFSGLQKIEANGKMQEAVRIIYKDSDILYVNINSLHKIAKFTGKEGTVPKVNKLGSDAWSRLKEKTKTRVKEIAFDLIKLYAKRKAQQGFSHTPDNYMQTELEASFIYEDTPDQAKATADVKKDMESTSPMDRLVCGDVGFGKTEIAVRAAFKTCIDGKQAAILVPTTILAFQHYKTFKDRLQDFPVTVDYVNRFKSAKEKKETLKKLEEGKIDIVIGTHALLGKEVKYKDLGLLVIDEEQKFGVGHKEKIKTLKTTVDCLTLTATPIPRTLQFSLMGARDLSIINTPPPNRQPIQTEVLVYNEDAIRDAIYYETERGGQVFFIYNRIQGLSEMAAIIKALCPDLSIGYAHGQMEGHLLEERILDFIDRKYDVLISTNIVESGVDIPNVNTIIVNNAHQFGLSDLHQLRGRVGRSNKKAFCYLLAPPMSTLPADSRKRLQTLEQHSELGSGFQIAMRDLDIRGAGNLLGGEQSGFMAEIGFETYQKILEESIRELKRTSFKELFSEEISKQDDFVQDCTIDTDQEVLIPDDYVESITERLSLYQRLDNCETEEELMEMHREMTDRFGPIPRPVEDLFTTVRCRKLAVELGFEKMSLKDTTLRCFFINRPDSPYFESDTFHRILAYIQTGTNKARLKQTGRLFILIAEPVKSMEEMHRFLKQMRLTVG is encoded by the coding sequence TTGGAAGCGCTTCTCGGATCGTATCAGCAATCCCCCCGTCTTTTTCAGTTGACGGACAGGTTATCTTTTGCCTCTACTCAACACATACATCTTGAAAATCTGCGTGGTAGCTCTGCCCCCTTTGTGGTGGCCGCCGTTTTCAAGCACGCTTCCTGCTCCGGTCTCAATCATCTTATCGTATTGAACGAGTCAGAGGATGCCGCCTATTTTCACAATAGCCTGGAAAACCTGACGGAAGCGCTGGATATCTTCTATTTCCCTTCTTCTTTTAAAAACAGAAAGAACTATTCCCTGCTCAACAGCAGCCATGTCATGCTCCGGACAGAAGCCCTTACCCGGATTGCCGGACAAGCGGCTACCGGACAGGACGTGAATAAAAAAGTGATCGTAACCTACCCGGAGGCTTTATTTGAAAAAGTGGTGGTCCCCAATGTGATCAGCGCAGGCATACTGCTGATAAAAACAGGAGATACCCTGGATGTGGAGGGTACTTTGTTAAAACTGGCAGACCTGGGGTTTGAACGCACGGATTTTGTTTATCAGCCGGGTCAGTTTGCCATTCGCGGAGGTATCCTTGATATCTATTCGTATGGGAATGAAAAACCCTACCGGATCGAGCTTTTTGGAAATGAAGTGGATTCCATCCGCATTATTGACCCGGAAACCCAATTGAGTGAGCGAAAACTTCTTCAGGTCAGCATCATCCCCAATATTGATATCCGGTATGAAGAAGAAGACAAGGTCTCTCTGTTTGATTTCCTGCCGGAGAATACAGTTATCTGGGTACAGGATGTAGAGATACTGCACGACCGGTTACTCGATTGTGCCGATGAATTCCAATTGTTCATGGACAGCCCGGGCTATCAACGTGCACCGGAGAACCAGGACGATCGCAGTCTGATAAAAGAAAGCAAGCCCACTGATTTTATTTCAGCCGATGAGGCCATGATTTCCCTCGGAAAAAGACATACGATCGGGTTTGGCCATCAGGCATCTACGCTACTACCCCCGGGTTTTGTGATCGGGTTTCATACACGCGAACAGCCTTCTTTTAACCGGCAATTCGATCTGCTCATACGTGATCTTCAGGGATGGAAAAACAAGGGATTTGACCTGTATATTTTTGCCGAGAACGCGAAGCAACTCGAGCGCCTGCAGATCATTTTTGAAGACCTTAAAGCGGATATCCCCTTTAATCCCATTGCCCGTTCAATCCATGAAGGGTTTGTGGACGAGGACCAGAAGATCGTCTGTTATACTGACCACCAGGTATTTCAACGGTATCATAAATACAAGGTCAAACAGGCATATAATAAAAATAAGGCCCTGACCCTGCGTACCCTGCGTGAATTACAACCAGGCGACTACATTACCCATATCGATCATGGGGTAGGTGTCTTCAGTGGTTTGCAGAAGATCGAAGCCAATGGAAAGATGCAGGAGGCTGTACGCATCATTTACAAAGACAGCGATATTCTCTACGTCAATATCAACTCGCTTCATAAGATTGCCAAATTTACCGGCAAGGAGGGAACTGTACCCAAGGTGAATAAACTGGGAAGTGATGCGTGGAGCCGGCTTAAAGAAAAGACCAAGACAAGGGTCAAAGAGATCGCTTTTGACCTGATAAAATTATACGCCAAACGTAAAGCACAGCAAGGTTTCTCGCATACACCCGATAACTATATGCAGACCGAATTGGAGGCATCCTTTATCTATGAGGACACACCCGATCAGGCCAAGGCTACGGCGGATGTAAAAAAGGATATGGAATCCACTTCCCCCATGGACCGATTGGTTTGCGGTGATGTAGGGTTTGGTAAAACGGAGATCGCGGTACGTGCCGCATTCAAAACCTGTATTGATGGCAAACAGGCCGCCATTCTTGTACCTACTACCATCCTGGCCTTTCAGCATTATAAAACGTTCAAAGACCGGTTACAGGATTTTCCTGTGACGGTGGATTATGTCAATCGTTTCAAATCAGCCAAGGAGAAAAAGGAAACCCTGAAAAAACTGGAGGAAGGCAAGATCGATATCGTTATCGGCACCCATGCTTTACTGGGCAAAGAAGTTAAATACAAAGACCTGGGTCTGTTGGTAATTGATGAAGAACAAAAATTTGGAGTAGGGCATAAGGAGAAGATCAAGACCCTCAAGACCACCGTAGATTGTCTTACGCTGACCGCCACACCCATTCCCCGTACGCTGCAGTTTAGTTTGATGGGCGCCCGTGACCTGAGTATCATCAATACCCCGCCTCCCAATCGCCAACCCATTCAAACCGAAGTGTTGGTGTACAATGAAGATGCCATTCGCGATGCGATCTATTACGAAACAGAAAGGGGAGGGCAGGTCTTTTTTATTTACAACCGCATCCAGGGTCTTTCCGAAATGGCGGCCATCATCAAGGCTCTTTGTCCAGACCTGAGCATAGGGTATGCCCATGGGCAAATGGAAGGTCATTTGCTCGAAGAGCGTATCCTCGATTTTATTGACCGCAAATATGATGTGCTGATCAGTACGAATATCGTTGAAAGCGGAGTGGATATACCCAATGTAAATACGATCATCGTCAACAACGCCCATCAGTTTGGGTTGAGTGACCTGCACCAGTTAAGAGGAAGGGTAGGGCGAAGTAACAAAAAGGCATTCTGCTATCTTCTGGCACCACCCATGAGTACCCTGCCTGCCGATTCGCGCAAAAGATTACAAACCCTGGAACAACACAGTGAATTGGGAAGTGGTTTCCAGATCGCCATGCGTGACCTGGATATTCGCGGAGCAGGCAACCTGTTGGGAGGCGAGCAAAGTGGGTTTATGGCAGAGATCGGGTTTGAAACCTATCAAAAAATATTGGAGGAATCTATCCGTGAACTGAAACGAACATCTTTCAAAGAATTGTTTAGCGAAGAGATTTCCAAACAGGATGATTTTGTACAGGATTGTACCATTGATACCGACCAGGAAGTATTGATCCCCGACGATTATGTAGAGAGCATCACCGAGCGTCTCTCCCTGTATCAGCGTTTGGATAACTGCGAAACCGAAGAGGAATTGATGGAAATGCACCGGGAAATGACCGACCGGTTTGGTCCTATTCCCCGCCCGGTGGAAGATCTGTTCACGACTGTGCGTTGCCGTAAGCTGGCGGTGGAACTGGGATTTGAAAAAATGAGTTTGAAAGATACCACCCTGCGGTGTTTCTTTATCAACCGGCCCGATTCTCCCTATTTTGAATCGGATACCTTCCATCGGATACTGGCCTATATCCAGACCGGCACCAACAAAGCCCGGCTTAAACAAACCGGTCGGTTGTTCATCCTTATTGCCGAACCTGTTAAGTCCATGGAAGAAATGCATAGGTTTTTAAAGCAAATGAGGCTTACGGTAGGATAA
- a CDS encoding carboxypeptidase regulatory-like domain-containing protein — translation MALITSLIFMSSFLQAPFCKKQGIKGKVYWLSGNQMPSPDIPPPAPKPMKTILYIYESTNRDQVKSVDGGPFYSSISTKLIKEVRSDADGRFKIKLAPGTYSIFTRKGELFYANTFDQFNNIAPVTVTAGVFTEIDVRVDYDAAY, via the coding sequence ATGGCCCTGATAACCAGCCTGATATTCATGAGTTCCTTCCTCCAGGCCCCTTTTTGTAAAAAACAGGGAATCAAAGGAAAGGTTTACTGGCTGAGTGGCAATCAAATGCCTTCACCTGATATACCTCCACCGGCTCCAAAACCCATGAAAACAATTCTCTATATATATGAAAGCACCAACCGTGACCAGGTAAAATCGGTTGACGGAGGTCCTTTCTATTCTTCCATTTCCACCAAGCTTATCAAAGAGGTACGTAGCGATGCCGATGGCAGATTCAAGATCAAGCTGGCTCCGGGTACTTACTCCATTTTTACCCGGAAAGGTGAACTTTTTTACGCGAATACCTTTGATCAGTTCAACAATATCGCTCCGGTGACCGTAACAGCCGGTGTTTTTACCGAGATCGATGTGCGGGTGGATTATGATGCCGCTTATTAA